In Candidatus Poribacteria bacterium, the sequence AGGAGTTATCACAGCACTTCGTGCAAGCAATTTGAATCTGCCTGCTGGCACGATGGAACTCGGAAATACAGAGTTCATGGTCCGCACGATGGGCGAATTTTCAAATCCAGACACCATAGGCGAAACTATCATCGCCGTTCAACCCACAGGCACCCCACTCCGCCTTAGCGATGTCGCAACTGTCTTAGACACTTATGAAGAAGCGCGAACCTTATCACGAATCAGTGGAAAACCTTCTATCAGTTTGAGTGTCCAAAAAAAGACGGAGGGTAACACGATCGCGTTAGTTGCCGTGCTCCGCGAATTAGTTGAAAAACGGAAAATCGACCTTCCCGAAGGTGCCGAATTGACAGCAGTTAACGACTACTCTGTTATTCTAAAGGAACGGTTAGGCATTCTGGAGACGAATGCTATTTTCGGTTTGATTCTCGTTGTGCTGATGCTTCTTCTCTTTATTGGTTGGCGAAATGCAGTGTTCGCTGCACTCGGGATACCGGTTGCGTTTATGGCGACCTTCTGGTTCATGTCTGTCGCGGGTTATACACTCAGCGGCGTCTCCCTGTTTGGACTCATCTTGGTCGTCGGGATTGTCGTTGACGACGCTATTGTCGTCATAGAAAATATCTATCGGCACCTTGAGACAGGGGAATCCCCAAAAGTTGCCGCTATTCGCGGCGCGCAAGAAGTGGGTTGGCCGGTTATCGCCGCAAGTTTGACGACAATCTGCGCATTCGGTCCCCTGATGTTCATGTCCGGTGTATCCGGTCAGTTTATGCGGATCGTTCCGATCATGGCAATTCTCGTCCTGATCGCATCCCTCTTTGAAGTCTTCGTAATTTTGCCTGCACACGTCTCTGAATGGGGAAAAGCCAAACTGCCGGAAGGACGTAGTAGGTTTGATCCCATCCGCCGCCGATCTCAGAGTGCTTTCACTCTAAGTGCCCGAATTACAGGTTTCTTTGTGTGGTTCGCCACCTTTTTTGACCTCATACGGAACCGATATGTTAGGATCCTAAAAGTAACAATCCGATATCGGTATGCTTTTGTTGGAAGTGTCCTTCTCATCGGTTTGATCGCGTGCGTTGGCGCATTTTTGGTTCTCGACAAAGAACTTTTCCCGGGCGAAGATTTTCCGCAATTCTACGTCAAAGCCGAAATGCCGCCTTCCTACGGCATGCAAGAGACGACCGCTGTCATAGCACAAATTGAAGCAGCTGCGAAGACCCTTCCATCAAGTGAAGTCGCTGCGATTGTCAGTAATATCGGTATACATACACCGACTTCAGGACTGCTGGAAGGTGTTACTTATGGCTCCAATTTTGGTGAGGTCATCATTGAACTCACCCCCAAACGGCAACGGACCCGCGGCGTAGATGAAATCATTGCCTCAATGCGAAAGGAAACAGCAACTGTTAGCGGGATAGAACAACTGAATTACATTACGCAAGAAGGTGGCCCTCCACAAGGGCAAGACGTGGAAGTCAAGGTAAAGGGGCCCCGATTTGAGCAATTGACAGCACTCGCTGAAGTCCTGAAAACCACTCTCACTCAAATGGATGGTGTTTACGACATCCGAGATGATTTTCGCACTGGCAAATCTGAACTCCGTATCTATCTGAAGCCTGAGAAAGCTTATCAATACGGGTTAACAACATTCCAAATTGCACAAACGGTTCGCACGGCTATTGAAGGTGCCAAAGCCACCACCTACCGTGAAGCAGATGAAGCGATTGATGTCGTCGTCAAATACGAGGAAGATAGCCTAAAAAACATCGCGGAACTCAACAATCTATTGATTGCAACCCCTACGGGTGCTATTGTCCCGCTCAAAGATGTCGCCGACATTACAGAGGAGAAAGGGTATTCTGATATCCGTCGATTCGATGGGGAGCGGGCGATTACGGTTTCCGCATCCGTAGATAGACAGAAAACAACGCCTTTCAAAGTGAATCAGGCGTTAATCAGCACATTCGCCAATGTGGAAACTTTGTACCCAGGATACCAACTCGATTTTCGAGGACTTTTCGATGAGATTCGAGATTCTTTTGCGGAATTGTGGAAACTGTTTATCGTCGGTCTGCTGTTAATCTATGTCGTGTTGGGTGCACAATTTAAGTCGTTTATCCAACCGATTATTATTATGTTTGCCGTTCCGTTCGGTATGATAGGCGCGATGTTTGGACTACTCCTTTCTAATGCCACACTTAGTATGGTCGCCATGTTTGGTATCGTTGCACTCTCTGGGATTGTCGTCAACGATTCGATTGTGCTCATCGACTTCATCAACAAATACCGAGAACGCGGTTACAATAAGTGGTACGCCATCCTGAAAGGTGGAAGTATCCGCTTGCGTCCGATTATCTTAACATCACTCACAACAATCTTCGGACTCATTCCGATGGCAGTTGGTCTCGGTGGTAAATCGCCTATATGGATGCCGATGGCGTACACCATCATCTTCGGACTCTCCTTCGCAACCACGATGACGCTGTTTGTTATGCCTGCGCTCTATGCAATCACAACAGACCTACGCGGTCTCGTCCTGAAAAACCCAGAAGAACGGTTCCAAATCGTTTCAGATGAAGACCTGTTGGGTGCCGCGGTACCAGCTGACGATTGAGAAATGATAAGGCGAGGTTTTCGGACCTCGTCTTATACAATTTTTGCCTTTTTGAGATGAAATGTCTGTAGGTAAAACCCTAAATCCCAAGATCCCACACAATAAAATTCGATCACCATGTCCATCCCCAAAATATCCGTGAATAACCCCGTTTTAGCGAATCTCCTGATGATTATAATCATCGTTTTTGGGTTGTACGCATGGATGAATCTACCGCGGGAACTCACTCCAGAAGTCTCAGTACAGAGCGCAGTTGTGACAACGCTATACCCAGGAGCCTCCCCAGAAGAAGTCGAGATGCTTGTCACTGCTCCTATTGAAGATGCTATTGAGGAGAACGTCAACAAAGTTGACCTATTGTTTTCTACCTCTTCAGAAGGACGTTCTGTTATCTTTGTCGATTTTGAGGAGATAAGCAACCGGGATTTTGACAAGGAACTTGAAAACATACGCACCGCTGTTGAGCAGGTAAATGAGTTGCCAGAGGAGATCTTAGATGATCCGAGGGTCGAAGAATTTGATAGCTCATTTGGTTTTCCTATTTTGACGATTGTTGTAGGTGGAAATATTGCGGAAACGCAGATGCGGAATATTGCTGAGAATCTCAAAGATGAAATCTCGGACCTCAAAAACATTGCCTCTGTCGGAATGGCAGGTCTCCGTGAGAGGGAAATATGGATTGAGGTGAACCCTGATCGATTGAAGGCATACCGACTCCCAATTTCAGCGGTTATTACCGCGCTCGGAACAAACAACTTGAATCTCCCCGCCGGCACAATGGAACTGGGTGGGACAGAATTCATGATCCGAACGATGGGAGAATTCACCGATTTGGACACTATTGGCGAAACTCTCATCACTGCTCAGCCGACAGGGACACTTCTCCGCCTGAAAGATGTGGCAACAATCTCTGACACCTACGAGGAGGTGCGAACGCTATCGCGAATTGATGGCCAACCTTCGATTAGCCTGAGTGTGCAAAAGAAGACTGAGGGAAACACAATTGCATTAGTTGCTAAACTTCGAGAATTAGTCGACAATCGGAGAACGTCCCTCCCTGAAGGTGCTGAGTTGACGGTTGTTAATGACTATTCCGTTGTTCTCAAAGAACGATTAGGAATTCTTGAAACAAATGCGTTTTTCGGTTTGGTGCTTGTTGTACTAATGCTCCTTCTCTTTATTGGATGGCGGAATGCCCTATTTGCGGCACTCGGCATACCGGTCGCCTTCATGGCAACATTTTGGTTTATGTCCATTGCTGGTTATACGCTCAGCGGTGTCTCCCTGTTTGGGCTTATTTTAGTCGTAGGGATTGTCGTTGATGATGCTATTGTTGTCATGGAAAACATCTATCGGCATATTGAGTCTGGAGTATCTCCAAAAGTTGCCGCTATCCGCGGTGCAGAAGAGGTCGGTTGGCCCGTTGTAGCGGCAAGCCTGACGACAATCTGTGCTTTTGGACCGTTGATGTTTATGTCTGGTGTTACTGGACAGTTTATGCGGATCGTGCCGGTTATGGCAATTCTGGTGTTGATAGCTTCTCTTTTTGAAGTCTTTGTAATTTTACCAGCACACGTCGCTGAATGGGGGAGAACCAAAATTCGCACAGGACGCAGTAGGCTTGAAAATCTCCGAACCGAGTCTCCGAGGGGTTTCACCCTCGGTGTCCGCATTGTCGGCTTTTTCGTATGGTTTGCCTTGTTTTTTGAATTAATTCGGAACCGATATGTTAGAATCCTGAAAATAACCATTCGACACCGATATGCGTTTGTAGGTGGTATCCTCTTCTTCGGATTGGTTGCATGTATCGGGGCATTTTTTGTGCTTGACAGGGAACTCTTCCCTGGTGAAGAGTTCCCACAATTTTATGTCAAAGCCGAGATGCCACCTTCCTACGGAATACAGGAAACAACAGAAGTAATTGTCCAAATTGAAGAGATGGCTAAAAGACTTCCATCGACTGAAGTTGATGCGGTCGTCAGCAATGTCGGTTTACACACATTTATGTCAGGTTTGGTAAGAAAAAGTGTTACCTACGGCTCAAATTTAGGAGAGGTAATCGTCGAACTCACACCAAAGCAAGAGCGCACCCGAGGTGTGGATGAGATCATCGCAGAACTACGGACGAAAACCGCTACAATTAGTGGAATTGAGCGACTGAGTTTCGCCACACAGGACGGGGGGGCACCACAAGTAGCAGATGTGCGAGTCAAAGTAAAAGGACCGAGATTTGAGAATCTGACTGAACTCGCTGGCGTTCTTAAGACAGCCCTATCTCAGATAGATGGCGTTTACGATATCCAAGATGACTTCAGCATCGGAAAATCTGAACTCCGCATCTACTTGAATCAGGAGAAAGCATATCAATATGGATTAACCACGTTTCAGGTTGCCCAAACCGTTCGTACTGCTTTGGAGGGGGCTAAAGCCACAACTTATCGTGAAGCAGACGAAGCGATTGATGTCATTGTCAAATATGAGGAAGATGCCCTTACAAATCTCGCGAAGCTTAATAATCTCTTGATTACAACACCCACTGGTGCTATTGTCCCACTCAAGGATGTTGCAAATATCGTGATGGAAAAGGGGTACGCAGATATCCATCGGTTTGACGGTGAGCGAGCAATCACGGTTTATGCATCCGTAGATAAAGAAAAGACGACTGCCTTTAAAGTGAATCAATCGCTCATCAGTGCATTTGCTGGCATAGAATCTTTGTATCCGGGATACCAACTCGATTTTCGAGGGGTTTTTGATGAAATTACAGAATCCTTTTCCGAGTTGTGGAAGTTGTTCATTGTTGGGCTGTTGCTAATCTATGTGGTATTGGGTGCACAATTCAGGTCATTTATACAACCGATTATCATTATGTTTGCTGTTCCGTTTGGTATGATCGGTGCGATGGTCGGACTCCTACTTTCCCATGCGACACTTAGCGTCGTCGCTATGTTTGGTATCGTTGCCCTTTCCGGGATTGTGGTGAACGATTCAATTGTGCTTATCGACTTCATTAACAAGTACCGAGAAAAGGGATATAACAAGTGGTACGCTATTCTGAAAGGCGGTAGTCTCCGATTGCGTCCAATTGTTCTCACCACGATGACGACGATTTTCGGACTCATTCCGATGGCAATCGGGTTAGGTGGCAAGTCGCCTATCTGGATGCCGATGGCGTATACAATCATCTTCGGGCTTGCGCTCGCAACCACAATGACGCTGTTTGTGATGCCTGCACTCTACGCGATTACGACAGACCTACGCGGACTTCTCTTGAGAGATCCAGAAGAACGATTCCGAACCGTTTCAGATGAAGAACTATTGGGTAACGCAGTCCCAGCAGATGATTAACCGAGGACGTAGGGTCAGATACTCTACCTTACTTCCGTATTTTAACAAAAAATAGGAAATTGATATGAAAATCACCTTTATTGGCGTTGGTGGTATTGCTGGAAGCTACCGCCGAAGCCTTAATCAACTTGAACGTCCGATTGCAGCGGTCTGTGATATAAATGCTGAACGTGCAGCGGCTATCGCTGAAGACGAAGATGCAACAGCATACACCGCCCACACTGAGATGCTACAGAAGGAGAAACCCGATGTCGTGTTTACCTGTATCCCACCCGGTGCACACACGACACAGGTTGCCGATGCAGCAGCGTCAGGGGCGGCAGTTTTCGTTGCCAAACCCGTTGCACAAGACTTGGAAACTGCTCAACATGCCAGTGATGCAATTGCTTCCGCAGGTGTTATCAATCAAGTCGGTTATATGGCGCGGTATAGCGATATTACGGCGAAAGCGAAGGAATTAGTCGGCGATCAGAAACTTACCATGGGGATTGGGCGGTTTCTCACAAGAATGGGTGCGAACCATCCTTGGTGGGGGAAGTATGAGGTATCCCGCGGACAGATGGTAGAGCAGACGACCCACGTCTTTGACCTCATCCGCTACTTCCTCGGCGATGTTGACAGTGTTCAGGCTTACGGTATCAAAAATGTTTCCGACGGGATTGCCGATTTTGAGGAGTGCACTGTTTGCAACATGCAGTTTGAGAGTGGCGCTGTAGGCAGCATTACCAGTACCTGTGTTGCCCGCGCACACGAGAATTTCGCGACTGAACTCGTAGGCGATGATCTCTACCTCAAACTCACGCACGATTCTGGATTGCGCGGTCAAATTAGCGGTGAAGGCGTTGACTACACTGGCACGGAAGCGGGTTATTTCCGGCAGGTTGAACAGTTCATCAGTGCTGTTGATGCGAACGATCAGGGACTGGTGCTTGCTTCCTATGCTGATGCTGTGAAGAGCCTTGCTGTCACCCTCGCTGCGAACCGTTCACTGGAGACAGGACAAGTTGAGGAGGTTATCGCTTAAAGTTAATCTTATCCAAACAGCACGCCTGCCAAATTTCGCGGTCTGCCACAACGACCTGTCAGAATTTGCAACCACTTGCCGTGGACGAATACTTTCAGTTGCCTTGCTCCTTTAGGATTCGTCCACTTAACACCTCGACCTTCAAATAGAACAGGTGTATAGATAATTTGTGCACGGATTGAAACTGGCGCGATTTGCGCAATAAATTTCAGACTGTTTTCCGTCTTTTCAATTACGTCTGATTCAACGGCTCTCCCACGCTTGAGTTCGATCGCAGCTGCAACGAGATTGCTTTCAACAGGATGAATGAAGAAGAGAAGTCGGTCACACCGTTTTTCTGTCCTTCCTCGCATGTCAAATTCATGCTCCAGATTTACAACTACCCGTTCAGACGGCACCTCAGCCATGTCAACGTTGCATCCTTCTCCACTACACGAATTGATCAGACTACTTTCATTGAAAAGCACTCGGAATTCACCAAGAACCCTACTCTCATGCACGCTCGCTGTCACCTTTCGTTTCTTCAAGTCTATTTTGGAGACGTGCAGAACGGTTGTAGAGATCTTCAGCCACGTCTAAATATTCCATAGGTTCCACTCCGTTGATACGGTCATACGGAATTTCCTCCACCTTTCCACTCTTTTGAAAATGCCAAACGCCGACCTGTTCTTTCTGAAGAGAAGTCGGTAGTTCGCTAACCCTTTTTCCAGCGTTCTCAAGCTCTCCTACGCGCATCAGATTCCCAATTTCCTGAAGCAACCAATCACTGTGTGTTGTTATGATCACCCTAACCCCTGCCTGGACTAAGCGAGCGAGAATGACCGCCATATCCGCTTGAGCACCGGGATGTAGGTGTGCTTCCGGTTCCTCGATAATAAGTGTATCACCAGGGTTAATGAGACCTCGGAGAAATAACACCAGAGGAGCAAGTTCAGATACCATTGACGAAGCTTCGCTTAAACGTATATCCTCTTCTATACCTTGTGGACGGTAGTAGAAACCTGGATACCCACTTGGTGAGAGTTTTAGGAGTATTCGTCCAGCAAGCACTTCGGATTCTAGTGTTTCTGCAAGGCACTTCATTTCGTCATTGGAAACGCTACCCTCTTCATAAAGAATAACCCTTTCCATAAAGTCTGCTATCGCGCCTGACATAGTGGGAACCTCGGGGAAACGTTCCAAGCCTACGCGGGTGGTCCGCTTCACAAGTGAACTTGCGATAATGCGATGGCTTTGCATAATACCACTACGAGCGGCAGGTAAGTAAAACCTATTGGGGACCAGAGGACGCCTAAAATCTACTATGTAAACTCTATTATCATCAACGCTTAATTTCCCGTAAGCCGACCACTCTTTAGGAAGGAGAACTGTGTCGTCATAATCCGGGCTATCAAGAGAGATTGAATTATACAGGCTAACTTCTGACTCAGAAGCCTTCATCTTGATGTTCAAATATTCTTGACCTCTTTCACTGATTCTCAACAAAACCTTTATCTCATTACGCTGTTCTCCAGTCAACCGCATTAATTCTGAAACAGCATTCAGATCAAAGCAATTTTTGAGTTCATCCCGCAATTCTTGCCTAAAAAAACCTGTATCTTTGATACTAATCCCTAATTTTTGGCGAATCTCCTCGGAAAAATCCGACAATTTAAAAGACCTATCTATCACATTTAATTTGTTAAGTATCTCCTGAATTTCTCCCTTTGACGTAGTGAGACCGGTTAAAAGTACACTTAATATTTCCATAACTCCATACTGAAAAGGAGAAAAAAGATTTGAATGAAATAAACCGCTAAAGGCCCCATGCAAAGCATACACCAACGTAGCAAAATAGGTCTTCCCAGTGTTACTGGGACCAACAAATACCGTCAGCGGACGCAAATCAATATTCGCTTCAGCAATGGGACCGAAATTCTCAACAGCGATTTCAACCTTTGGACCCTGTGTATCTTTGACTTCGCTCATCGTTGTCTCCCCTAATCCGGTTTACATTGTAGGCGTGCTTGCAATGCGCGCCTACCACATACACGTTAGAAAAACGTCAGATATGGCTTATTATTTATTTCTCGCCATAATAGGACTGCGAGTTCGCGGGCGTGATAATCTCCCCACATGGATGCCTCTCCGCATGGAATCTTTCGACCCTCTGGTACATGGTCCCATCCATTTGGACGGTGATACACTGAGTGCAACAGCAACCCTTGATGTGAATCAGACGCGGACAAATACGGTTCGGCGAAAAGCGTCTTGGCAACGGTTAAGCCTGCTTGATAATAGGAATCACCTGCCTCTGTTTCACCGTGCTTCTTGAGGTAGTTACCGAGCCGAATCAATCCTTGCGCTGCAATCGCTGCGGCGGAACTGTCCACCGGTTCAAGATCGTTATACGGATCCGCAGGGACTGCCAAATAATCACCGAGTTCCGTTAAACCGGGGGCACCGGTATCCCAATACGGAATTCCATCTTGCGCTGTGTTCTCAATATAGAAATCGGCGGTGGCTTCCGCTGCTTTGCGCATGTGTGTTGTTGCTAAACCATACCCACCGAAAGGTTCAAGATCATCTTCCGTTAGCGTATCAAAGAACTCAAGCTGCTCTGCATAGCCAGTAATAATCCATGCTAATCCACGCGTCCACGTCGTAAACGGCGAATACCCCTGCTGCGTGCTTGGGCAGCGGTAGTTCCCATCATTCGTATTGAAGATCGATTCATGCACCACCCGTCCACGTAGATCGTAAGCGTCGCGTCCTTCGCCGTAGTAGACGTTATAAGCTGCTGTCGTCTGCGAATGCTGGAGCAGGCGTTCCAATAGATTAACAGCAACATCACCTTCATCCATCAGCACAGCACCGAGGGTATGCCCGAGTCCTAAAACCCGCAGAGAACGGATCGTGTCTGAAAAGAGCGAATGAGGTCCGTTGAAAGATGCGATATATCCTGTCCCATCTTTAATTTGGGTCCACCGACTCGCTTGTACGGCAGCGGAGGCTTTGAGTGCGAGCTCATAGAAGTGCATCTCGTTAACGTCCGACGGAATGACGCCTTCTCGCATGAGGCGACGGAGATTGCCATAAGTTGAGACGTTGTTAAACCCGTGATCATGTACACCAATGTGTGTGACATGTGGTGCCATCTTCTCAATCGTATTCCGTCTGCCGATCTCAAGAAACTGTTCATCACCCGTGGCATCAAACTGGAGGATGGCAGAGCCGAATTGGAACCCTTGTGTCCACTCGGTCCAGCCGCGTGTCGTGTAGGTGCCAGCGACGGTAAAGACAGGTGTGCCTTTTTCAGGGGGCCACGTATCCTCAACGGCTAAAATCTTTTGACCTGAGTATTCAAAAAGTCGCTCAAGCTGAGGCTTCAGGTCGATGGGTTGTAATGAATCGTTTATCTGCATTGGACTATGATTGCCTCCTCAGTTAGATTGTTGGGTTTCGCTATGTCTATTTCTATGAATAGATCATTGAAAAAGGTATTTTCCTGATAGATTTGAGGTTTCTTGGTCATTCACCGCTCTACCCAACCTACGATGGTGACTGTGTGTCTTTATATCGTTCACATATCACTTCAATGAGATTGGTTGTGGACTTACCGGGGACGTTTAGACCGACGACAACTTTGCCGCCGTTTGCCTCAACAACTTCTCTCTCAACGAGTTGTTCCAGTTTATAGTCGCCAC encodes:
- a CDS encoding efflux RND transporter permease subunit produces the protein GVITALRASNLNLPAGTMELGNTEFMVRTMGEFSNPDTIGETIIAVQPTGTPLRLSDVATVLDTYEEARTLSRISGKPSISLSVQKKTEGNTIALVAVLRELVEKRKIDLPEGAELTAVNDYSVILKERLGILETNAIFGLILVVLMLLLFIGWRNAVFAALGIPVAFMATFWFMSVAGYTLSGVSLFGLILVVGIVVDDAIVVIENIYRHLETGESPKVAAIRGAQEVGWPVIAASLTTICAFGPLMFMSGVSGQFMRIVPIMAILVLIASLFEVFVILPAHVSEWGKAKLPEGRSRFDPIRRRSQSAFTLSARITGFFVWFATFFDLIRNRYVRILKVTIRYRYAFVGSVLLIGLIACVGAFLVLDKELFPGEDFPQFYVKAEMPPSYGMQETTAVIAQIEAAAKTLPSSEVAAIVSNIGIHTPTSGLLEGVTYGSNFGEVIIELTPKRQRTRGVDEIIASMRKETATVSGIEQLNYITQEGGPPQGQDVEVKVKGPRFEQLTALAEVLKTTLTQMDGVYDIRDDFRTGKSELRIYLKPEKAYQYGLTTFQIAQTVRTAIEGAKATTYREADEAIDVVVKYEEDSLKNIAELNNLLIATPTGAIVPLKDVADITEEKGYSDIRRFDGERAITVSASVDRQKTTPFKVNQALISTFANVETLYPGYQLDFRGLFDEIRDSFAELWKLFIVGLLLIYVVLGAQFKSFIQPIIIMFAVPFGMIGAMFGLLLSNATLSMVAMFGIVALSGIVVNDSIVLIDFINKYRERGYNKWYAILKGGSIRLRPIILTSLTTIFGLIPMAVGLGGKSPIWMPMAYTIIFGLSFATTMTLFVMPALYAITTDLRGLVLKNPEERFQIVSDEDLLGAAVPADD
- a CDS encoding Gfo/Idh/MocA family oxidoreductase, whose amino-acid sequence is MKITFIGVGGIAGSYRRSLNQLERPIAAVCDINAERAAAIAEDEDATAYTAHTEMLQKEKPDVVFTCIPPGAHTTQVADAAASGAAVFVAKPVAQDLETAQHASDAIASAGVINQVGYMARYSDITAKAKELVGDQKLTMGIGRFLTRMGANHPWWGKYEVSRGQMVEQTTHVFDLIRYFLGDVDSVQAYGIKNVSDGIADFEECTVCNMQFESGAVGSITSTCVARAHENFATELVGDDLYLKLTHDSGLRGQISGEGVDYTGTEAGYFRQVEQFISAVDANDQGLVLASYADAVKSLAVTLAANRSLETGQVEEVIA
- a CDS encoding AAA family ATPase, producing MSEVKDTQGPKVEIAVENFGPIAEANIDLRPLTVFVGPSNTGKTYFATLVYALHGAFSGLFHSNLFSPFQYGVMEILSVLLTGLTTSKGEIQEILNKLNVIDRSFKLSDFSEEIRQKLGISIKDTGFFRQELRDELKNCFDLNAVSELMRLTGEQRNEIKVLLRISERGQEYLNIKMKASESEVSLYNSISLDSPDYDDTVLLPKEWSAYGKLSVDDNRVYIVDFRRPLVPNRFYLPAARSGIMQSHRIIASSLVKRTTRVGLERFPEVPTMSGAIADFMERVILYEEGSVSNDEMKCLAETLESEVLAGRILLKLSPSGYPGFYYRPQGIEEDIRLSEASSMVSELAPLVLFLRGLINPGDTLIIEEPEAHLHPGAQADMAVILARLVQAGVRVIITTHSDWLLQEIGNLMRVGELENAGKRVSELPTSLQKEQVGVWHFQKSGKVEEIPYDRINGVEPMEYLDVAEDLYNRSARLQNRLEETKGDSERA
- a CDS encoding efflux RND transporter permease subunit, which codes for MSIPKISVNNPVLANLLMIIIIVFGLYAWMNLPRELTPEVSVQSAVVTTLYPGASPEEVEMLVTAPIEDAIEENVNKVDLLFSTSSEGRSVIFVDFEEISNRDFDKELENIRTAVEQVNELPEEILDDPRVEEFDSSFGFPILTIVVGGNIAETQMRNIAENLKDEISDLKNIASVGMAGLREREIWIEVNPDRLKAYRLPISAVITALGTNNLNLPAGTMELGGTEFMIRTMGEFTDLDTIGETLITAQPTGTLLRLKDVATISDTYEEVRTLSRIDGQPSISLSVQKKTEGNTIALVAKLRELVDNRRTSLPEGAELTVVNDYSVVLKERLGILETNAFFGLVLVVLMLLLFIGWRNALFAALGIPVAFMATFWFMSIAGYTLSGVSLFGLILVVGIVVDDAIVVMENIYRHIESGVSPKVAAIRGAEEVGWPVVAASLTTICAFGPLMFMSGVTGQFMRIVPVMAILVLIASLFEVFVILPAHVAEWGRTKIRTGRSRLENLRTESPRGFTLGVRIVGFFVWFALFFELIRNRYVRILKITIRHRYAFVGGILFFGLVACIGAFFVLDRELFPGEEFPQFYVKAEMPPSYGIQETTEVIVQIEEMAKRLPSTEVDAVVSNVGLHTFMSGLVRKSVTYGSNLGEVIVELTPKQERTRGVDEIIAELRTKTATISGIERLSFATQDGGAPQVADVRVKVKGPRFENLTELAGVLKTALSQIDGVYDIQDDFSIGKSELRIYLNQEKAYQYGLTTFQVAQTVRTALEGAKATTYREADEAIDVIVKYEEDALTNLAKLNNLLITTPTGAIVPLKDVANIVMEKGYADIHRFDGERAITVYASVDKEKTTAFKVNQSLISAFAGIESLYPGYQLDFRGVFDEITESFSELWKLFIVGLLLIYVVLGAQFRSFIQPIIIMFAVPFGMIGAMVGLLLSHATLSVVAMFGIVALSGIVVNDSIVLIDFINKYREKGYNKWYAILKGGSLRLRPIVLTTMTTIFGLIPMAIGLGGKSPIWMPMAYTIIFGLALATTMTLFVMPALYAITTDLRGLLLRDPEERFRTVSDEELLGNAVPADD
- a CDS encoding glycosyl hydrolase: MQINDSLQPIDLKPQLERLFEYSGQKILAVEDTWPPEKGTPVFTVAGTYTTRGWTEWTQGFQFGSAILQFDATGDEQFLEIGRRNTIEKMAPHVTHIGVHDHGFNNVSTYGNLRRLMREGVIPSDVNEMHFYELALKASAAVQASRWTQIKDGTGYIASFNGPHSLFSDTIRSLRVLGLGHTLGAVLMDEGDVAVNLLERLLQHSQTTAAYNVYYGEGRDAYDLRGRVVHESIFNTNDGNYRCPSTQQGYSPFTTWTRGLAWIITGYAEQLEFFDTLTEDDLEPFGGYGLATTHMRKAAEATADFYIENTAQDGIPYWDTGAPGLTELGDYLAVPADPYNDLEPVDSSAAAIAAQGLIRLGNYLKKHGETEAGDSYYQAGLTVAKTLFAEPYLSASDSHQGLLLHSVYHRPNGWDHVPEGRKIPCGEASMWGDYHARELAVLLWREINNKPYLTFF